In the genome of Gadus chalcogrammus isolate NIFS_2021 chromosome 21, NIFS_Gcha_1.0, whole genome shotgun sequence, one region contains:
- the LOC130374850 gene encoding sine oculis-binding protein homolog, which produces MPEMEKGRPPENKRSRKPAHPVKREINQEMKTFAESTMNELLGWYGYDKVELRDSEASEIRNYRERRQQVSVLKENSLPKPKGAESEAGHSVLAMKSGERESTSMPCSSSSSSSPSSSLTSHKEHKSAPVIVPLIKPSAVEDVQNVQIVCVWCQKEGVKRYSLCMGSELKSFCSEKCFAACRRAYFKRNKARDEDVNADTSPQHPHSEDSPRLVLKMNSTVRVCDWCKHVRHTKEYLDFGSGEERLQFCSTKCLNQYKMDVFYREARAALTSTPSSSSSPGRSGQEGRSDSGPKLLTPESWSSGGGGGGGGGGGGGHGGVGDLRHRTRSPKGHTPSHASAASSSVSPSEASSSSSSKVPVSGLRLLERPMSHPPPAPPQTAEGMPHRPPHPHPHPNSHPHPHQRSVLDHPPMPPMPMPFIRPPLHAQGLKSPLSHHPRHPGPPSSPIHRAPHSPHPHMQPPPAAPVNPPGLMHPFLGAYFPGLHSPPINMMPRGPVPMHPMMNFGIPSFSPLLPHPMVLVPYPVIVPLPVPIPIPIPFPFPVPCPAQAPTMEKPSHGGVIQPVPEDRSRGRAARQPCPPGSPSDARQQAPSTLGPTPMHGVPASHRDPSTRGTDWVKSERPFPSPISTPHSQLSSPCRRNNDSPSSAPGLEGLIDCKSDQQQNQQQQQQQQPERQVIQRVLQNTQVKLEPSTNGAVDFSGPGESETGQGTRPGLHDIIRPAPLVKHSSAEDISYHHHNTDAPPSHTAPSSRGSSPPYDSASFGLTTPDHGRNRPSPASPRPPSPPGPEPVPAQTQAPPTQVALGELEAIKENNYSAVGAIRADRPDGQSDEPVAVVGEAGEDPHVPDEDHAYALPTAPKTGGAATPLLLPKLRDKGALRGAPTLAAAADTEPALKRRCLRIRDQNK; this is translated from the exons ATGCcagagatggagaaagggagACCACCGGAAAATAAACGCAGCAGGAAACCAGCGCACCCAGTCAAAAGAGAGATCAACCAGGAGATGAAG ACGTTCGCTGAGAGCACCATGAACGAGCTCCTGGGCTGGTACGGCTATGACAAGGTGGAGCTCCGCGACTCAGAGGCCAGCGAGATCCGGAACTACAGGGAGCGACGGCAGCAGGTGTCTGTGCTAAAGG AAAACTCATTGCCAAAACCCAAAGGCGCGGAGAGTGAGGCGGGCCACTCGGTGCTGGCCATGAAGAGTGGCGAGAGAGAGTCGACCAGCatgccctgctcctcctcctcatcttcctcaccGAGCTCATCCCTGACCAGCCACAAAGAACACAAGAGTGCCCCGGTCATCGTTCCCCTCATAAAGCCCTCTGCAG TGGAGGACGTGCAGAACGTGCAGATCGTATGTGTGTGGTGCCAGAAGGAGGGTGTGAAGCGCTACTCCCTCTGCATGGGCTCCGAGCTCAAGAGCTTCTGCAGCGAGAAGTGCTTTGCTGCCTGCCGACGGGCCTACTTCAAACGCAACAAG GCCAGAGATGAAGATGTTAACGCAGACACGTCTCCCCAGCATCCACACTCCGAAGACTCCCCGAGACTAGTGCTGAAAATGAACAGTACTGTCAGG GTCTGCGATTGGTGCAAGCACGTCCGCCACACCAAGGAGTACCTGGACTTTGGCTCCGGAGAGGAGAGGCTCCAGTTCTGCAGCACCAAGTGTCTGAACCAGTACAAGATGGACGTCTTCTACCGGGAGGCCCGTGCGGCCCTTACCAGCACCCCTTCCTCCAGCTCCAGCCCGGGCCGGAGCGGCCAAGAGGGGCGGTCCGACAGCGGGCCAAAACTGCTCACTCCCGAGTCCtggagcagcggcggcggcggcggcggcggcggcggcggtggcggcggccacGGTGGTGTGGGAGACCTCCGCCACAGAACCCGGTCGCCTAAAGGCCACACGCCTAGCCACGCCTCGGCGGCGTCCAGCTCCGTGTCGCCCTCCGaggcgtcctcctcctcctcctccaaggtGCCTGTCTCGGGGCTGAGGCTCCTGGAAAGGCCCatgtcccacccccccccggccccccctcaGACCGCCGAGGGGATGCCTCATCGACCTCCCcatcctcaccctcaccctaactctcacccccaccctcaccagcGCTCAGTTCTGGACCACCCTCCGATGCCCCCCATGCCGATGCCCTTCATCAGACCGCCGCTCCACGCTCAGGGCCTGAAAagccccctctcccaccaccccagacacccggGCCCCCCGTCCAGCCCTATCCATCgagccccccactccccccacccccacatgcAGCCCCCCCCGGCAGCCCCCGTCAACCCCCCCGGACTGATGCATCCTTTCCTAGGGGCCTACTTCCCCGGCCTGCACTCCCCGCCCATCAACATGATGCCCCGAGGACCCGTGCCCATGCACCCCATGATGAACTTTGGTATTCCCTCCTTCAGCCCTCTCCTGCCTCACCCCATGGTGCTGGTGCCTTACCCCGTCATAGTCCCGCTCCCTgtccccatccccatccccatccccttccccttccccgtCCCCTGCCCGGCCCAGGCCCCCACCATGGAGAAGCCCAGCCACGGCGGGGTGATCCAGCCCGTGCCAGAGGACAGGAGCAGGGGCAGGGCCGCCAGACAGCCCTGCCCCCCCGGTTCTCCCAGCGACGCTCGGCAGCAAGCCCCCAGCACCTTGGGGCCAACACCCATGCACGGGGTCCCCGCCTCGCACAGGGACCCCAGCACGAGGGGTACGGATTGGGTCAAATCCGAGCGACCCTTCCCTTCCCCGATATCCACGCCCCACAGCCAGTTGTCCTCGCCCTGTCGACGAAACAACGATTCCCCTTCCTCAGCCCCGGGACTAGAGGGCCTGATTGACTGTAAGTCGGACCAGcagcagaaccagcagcagcagcagcagcagcagccagagcGTCAGGTCATCCAGAGAGTGCTTCAAAATACCCAGGTGAAACTGGAGCCCAGCACCAATGGAGCGGTGGACTTCTCTGGGCCAGGGGAGTCGGAGACTGGGCAGGGTACCAGACCAGGGCTCCATGACATCATCAGACCAGCTCCTCTTGTAAAGCACTCCTCTGCAGAGGACATTTCCTATCACCATCACAACACCGAcgcccctccctcacacaccgcACCCAGCTCCAGAGGAAGCAGCCCTCCCTATGACTCCGCCTCCTTTGGCCTGACGACTCCGGACCACGGCCGAAACAGGCCGTCCCCGGCGTCCCCCAGACCCCCGTCTCCTCCAGGCCCTGAGCCCGTCCCGGCCCAGACACAAGCTCCGCCCACACAAGTGGCGCTCGGCGAGTTGGAGGCCATCAAAGAAAACAACTACTCGGCGGTGGGCGCCATCAGGGCGGACCGCCCAGACGGCCAATCAGACGAGCCCGTGGCCGTGGTGGGGGAGGCGGGAGAGGACCCCCACGTCCCCGATGAGGACCATGCGTACGCTCTGCCGACGGCGCCAAAGACAGGGGGGGCCGCCACCCCACTGCTGCTGCCCAAGCTGAGGGACAAGGGGGCGCTGCGTGGCGCCCCGACACTGGCCGCCGCGGCCGACACAGAGCCGGCGCTGAAGAGACGCTGCCTGCGAATCCGGGATCAGAATAAGTAG